The Paramisgurnus dabryanus chromosome 6, PD_genome_1.1, whole genome shotgun sequence genome has a window encoding:
- the mbd3a gene encoding methyl-CpG-binding domain protein 3a isoform X2 yields MERKSPTGKKFRSKPQLVRYLGNSMDLSSFDFRTGKMLMSKLNKNRQRIRNDQNQSKGKPDLNTSLPVRQTASIFKQPVTKVTNHPSNKVKADPQKAVDQPRQLFWEKKLSGLHASDIAEELVKTMDLPKGLQGVGPGYTDKTLLSALASALHTSSAPITGQLSAAVEKNPGVWLNTTQPLCKAFLVTDDDIRKQEDLVYSVRKRLEEALMADMLAHIEEASIDATSLHEESNDEEEEEEEEEESG; encoded by the exons ATGGAAAGGAAAAG TCCAACGGGGAAGAAGTTTCGTAGTAAACCTCAGCTGGTCCGTTATCTGGGAAACTCCATGGACTTGAGCTCTTTTGATTTCCGCACAGGGAAAATGTTGATGAGTAAACTGAATAAGAACAGACAGCGGATCCGCAACGATCAAAATCAAAGCAAG GGTAAACCAGATCTAAACACATCCCTGCCGGTCCGACAGACGGCGTCCATCTTTAAACAGCCTGTCACCAAAGTCACAAATCACCccagtaataaagttaaagcagATCCTCAGAAAGCAGTTGATCAGCCCAGACAG CTTTTCTGGGAGAAGAAGCTGAGTGGACTTCATGCGTCTGATATAGCAGAGGAGCTGGTGAAAACTATGGATCTTCCCAAAGGTTTGCAAG GTGTTGGTCCAGGTTACACAGATAAGACTTTGCTCTCAGCTCTCGCCAGCGCTTTACACACCAGCTCAGCGCCCATCACAGGTCAACTGTCTGCTGCGGTGGAGAAAAACCCTGGAGTCTGGCTCAATACCACACAGCCGCTGTGCAAAGCCTTCCTGGTTACTGATGATGACATCAG GAAACAAGAAGATCTGGTGTATAGTGTGAGGAAGAGGCTGGAGGAGGCGCTCATGGCTGATATGTTAGCACACATAGAAGAAGCCTCCATCGATGCTACGTCTCTACACGAGGAATCCAATGacgaggaggaggaggaggaggaagaggaggagtcTGGATAG
- the LOC135757807 gene encoding RNA-binding protein MEX3B — MPSPLFHPDIMDHDMVVSSTSQSTLPPPRDTDQESRDEEHQEALRFALDQLSLMPIEKVDCLDGTPPGTENGGYVDLLMLEHANGSRESPGSCSPSPEYYGSGGSGGYHMAGSILGEQSSALRKRSVNMTECVPVPTSEHVAEIVGRQGCKIKALRAKTNTYIKTPVRGEEPVFIVTGRREDVEMAKREIVSAAEHFSMIRASRCKAGGSGPGSGGTLPGPPNLPGQTTIQVRVPYRVVGLVVGPKGATIKRIQQQTHTYIVTPSREKDPVFEVTGMPENVDRAREEIETHITLRTGAFVDLQGDNDFHSNGTDVSLEGLGALGLGATLWSRASHSAPPHGSHHHSTRKVSSASYSNGALSSESFSAPRRATDGGSPTSPFSTSSAGGSFSFSGDTAPVLPGTSEDLGFELPGGNIWAPFVNGGKQQQPSQLRRNSSGLSVGAVTPRVSPTLPSDPSCVDHPLARRAQSDPLSALSWLQSGGGSFSGGSSSSGGSSTGYSSCSASSLPGGSPTDSEGGSSGMGIASSMLGRLKASGLAVVVPGGSRDCYVCCESEVTAALVPCGHNLFCMDCAGQICQSQEPECPVCRTPATQCIRIFS; from the exons ATGCCTAGCCCCCTGTTCCACCCTGACATCATGGATCACGATATGGTAGTGAGCAGCACGAGCCAATCCACTCTGCCACCCCCACGGGACACGGATCAAGAGTCCCGGGATGAAGAGCATCAAGAGGCGCTGCGCTTCGCCCTGGATCAGCTGTCACTCATGCCGATCGAGAAGGTCGATTGTCTGGACGGGACACCGCCGGGCACAGAGAACGGCGGATACGTCGACTTACTGATGCTCGAGCACGCCAACGGGTCACGGGAGTCGCCCGGTTCTTGCTCTCCATCCCCAGAGTATTACGGTTCGGGAGGCAGCGGTGGGTACCACATGGCCGGGTCCATCCTCGGGGAACAAAGCTCCGCGCTGCGAAAGAGGAGCGTCAACATGACCGAGTGCGTGCCCGTGCCCACGTCAGAGCATGTGGCAGAAATTGTCGGACGACAAG GTTGCAAGATTAAAGCATTACGAGCAAAAACAAACACCTACATCAAGACCCCCGTGAGAGGAGAAGAGCCCGTGTTTATTGTGACCGGCAGACGTGAAGATGTGGAAATGGCCAAGAGAGAGATCGTTTCTGCGGCCGAGCACTTCTCGATGATACGGGCCTCGCGCTGTAAAGCGGGCGGGAGCGGTCCGGGTTCGGGCGGCACGCTCCCTGGACCTCCTAACCTGCCTGGCCAGACCACCATTCAGGTGCGAGTTCCCTACAGAGTTGTCGGGCTGGTTGTGGGTCCCAAAGGAGCCACTATCAAGCGCATCCAGCAGCAAACCCACACTTACATCGTCACGCCCAGCCGCGAAAAAGACCCGGTGTTCGAGGTGACCGGGATGCCGGAAAACGTGGACAGAGCCCGCGAGGAAATCGAAACGCACATCACGCTCCGTACGGGCGCCTTCGTGGACCTGCAAGGTGACAACGACTTCCACAGCAACGGCACCGACGTCAGTTTGGAGGGTCTCGGGGCACTGGGACTGGGCGCAACGCTGTGGTCTCGTGCCAGCCACTCGGCACCTCCTCATGGCTCCCACCACCATTCTACACGCAAGGTGTCTTCTGCGTCTTACTCCAACGGTGCGCTGAGTTCCGAGTCTTTCTCTGCGCCGCGGCGAGCGACAGATGGCGGCAGCCCTACAAGTCCCTTCAGTACTAGCAGCGCTGGCGGCAGTTTCTCATTCAGTGGCGACACAGCCCCCGTCCTCCCCGGCACCTCCGAAGACCTGGGTTTCGAGTTACCCGGCGGTAACATCTGGGCTCCGTTTGTCAACGGCGGAAAGCAGCAGCAGCCGTCGCAGCTTCGTCGCAACAGTAGCGGCCTCAGCGTGGGTGCCGTGACCCCGCGCGTGTCGCCCACCCTGCCCTCCGACCCCTCATGCGTCGACCACCCACTGGCGCGCCGTGCACAGAGCGACCCCCTCAGCGCCCTCTCCTGGCTGCAATCGGGCGGTGGGTCATTCTCAGGTggcagcagcagcagcggcgGGAGCTCGACGGGTTACTCTTCCTGCTCGGCCTCCTCGTTGCCCGGCGGTTCGCCCACTGACTCCGAGGGAGGAAGCAGCGGCATGGGCATCGCGTCCTCTATGCTGGGGCGACTGAAAGCGAGCGGCCTGGCTGTTGTGGTGCCCGGCGGTAGCAGGGACTGTTACGTGTGCTGCGAGAGCGAGGTGACCGCCGCGTTGGTTCCTTGCGGGCACAACCTCTTTTGCATGGATTGCGCCGGGCAGATATGCCAGTCGCAAGAGCCCGAGTGTCCAGTTTGCCGCACCCCTGCCACGCAGTGCATCCGAATCTTCTCTTAA
- the uqcr11 gene encoding cytochrome b-c1 complex subunit 10 — protein MLGKIIGPKYVSVAKAWVPTLAVWGGVGGVALVHFTDWRLILDYVPYVNGKFKKDE, from the exons ATGTTGGGCAAAATAATCGGACCGAAATACGTGTCTGTCGCGAAAGCATG GGTCCCCACTCTTGCAGTCTGGGGTGGAGTTGGAGGTGTCGCTCTTGTTCACTTTACAGATTGGCGGCTCATCTTGGACTATGTTCCCTACGTTAATGGAAAGTTCAAGAAGGATGAGTAA
- the mbd3a gene encoding methyl-CpG-binding domain protein 3a isoform X1 produces MERKRWGCSALPNGWKREEVTRKSGLSAGKSDVYYFSPTGKKFRSKPQLVRYLGNSMDLSSFDFRTGKMLMSKLNKNRQRIRNDQNQSKGKPDLNTSLPVRQTASIFKQPVTKVTNHPSNKVKADPQKAVDQPRQLFWEKKLSGLHASDIAEELVKTMDLPKGLQGVGPGYTDKTLLSALASALHTSSAPITGQLSAAVEKNPGVWLNTTQPLCKAFLVTDDDIRKQEDLVYSVRKRLEEALMADMLAHIEEASIDATSLHEESNDEEEEEEEEEESG; encoded by the exons ATGGAAAGGAAAAGGTGGGGGTGCTCGGCCCTCCCAAATGGTTGGAAAAGGGAAGAAGTGACCAGAAAGTCGGGCTTGTCCGCGGGGAAAAGTGATGTCTATTACTTTAG TCCAACGGGGAAGAAGTTTCGTAGTAAACCTCAGCTGGTCCGTTATCTGGGAAACTCCATGGACTTGAGCTCTTTTGATTTCCGCACAGGGAAAATGTTGATGAGTAAACTGAATAAGAACAGACAGCGGATCCGCAACGATCAAAATCAAAGCAAG GGTAAACCAGATCTAAACACATCCCTGCCGGTCCGACAGACGGCGTCCATCTTTAAACAGCCTGTCACCAAAGTCACAAATCACCccagtaataaagttaaagcagATCCTCAGAAAGCAGTTGATCAGCCCAGACAG CTTTTCTGGGAGAAGAAGCTGAGTGGACTTCATGCGTCTGATATAGCAGAGGAGCTGGTGAAAACTATGGATCTTCCCAAAGGTTTGCAAG GTGTTGGTCCAGGTTACACAGATAAGACTTTGCTCTCAGCTCTCGCCAGCGCTTTACACACCAGCTCAGCGCCCATCACAGGTCAACTGTCTGCTGCGGTGGAGAAAAACCCTGGAGTCTGGCTCAATACCACACAGCCGCTGTGCAAAGCCTTCCTGGTTACTGATGATGACATCAG GAAACAAGAAGATCTGGTGTATAGTGTGAGGAAGAGGCTGGAGGAGGCGCTCATGGCTGATATGTTAGCACACATAGAAGAAGCCTCCATCGATGCTACGTCTCTACACGAGGAATCCAATGacgaggaggaggaggaggaggaagaggaggagtcTGGATAG